One window of the Rhipicephalus sanguineus isolate Rsan-2018 chromosome 2, BIME_Rsan_1.4, whole genome shotgun sequence genome contains the following:
- the LOC119382997 gene encoding glucosamine-6-phosphate isomerase 2 isoform X1: MPTAELLCNQLFALVRDMRLVILEDDGEVADWAARYIRKRIQEFKPGPDKYFVLGLPTGSTPLSCYKKLIEFYNQKTVSFRYVKTFNMDEYVGLPRDHPESYHSYMWNNFFKHVDILPENAHILDGNAADLNAECDRFERLITEAGGVDLFVGGIGPDGHIAFNEPGSSLASRTRVKTLAKDTIMANARFFGNDLAKVPKEALTVGVGTVMDAREVMILIVGAHKAFALYKAIEEGVNHMWTVSAFQMHPRTIIVCDEDATNELRVKTVKYFKGLMHVHNQLVEYRDDVKTDDEKKADQH; this comes from the exons ATGCCTACTGCCGAGCTGCTTTGTAATCAGCTATTTGCACTGGTCAGAG ACATGAGGCTGGTTATCCTCGAAGATGACGGCGAAGTGGCTGACTGGGCGGCCAGATATATCAGGAAACGCATTCAGGAGTTCAAGCCGGGCCCAGACAAATATTTCGTCTTGGGACTACCGACAG GGAGCACGCCGTTGAGCTGTTACAAGAAGCTGATTGAATTTTATAATCAAAAGACGGTGTCGTTTCGATATGTGAAGACATTCAACATGGACGAGTATGTAG GGCTGCCAAGAGACCATCCAGAGAGCTACCACTCATACATGTGGAACAATTTCTTCAAGCACGTAGACATTTTGCCCGAGAATGCCCATATTTTGGATGGAAATGCAGCCGACCTGAACGCTGAATGTGACAGGTTTGAGCGGCTGATCACGGAAGCTGGCGGAGTGGACCTTTTTGTTGGAG GCATTGGCCCGGATGGACACATTGCCTTCAACGAGCCTGGTTCAAGTCTTGCATCTCGGACACGAGTGAAGACCCTCGCCAAGGACACAATTATGGCAAATGCACGTTTTTTTGGAAACGACTTGGCCAAGGTTCCCAAGGAAGCGTTGACCGTTGGCGTAGGCACCGTGATGGATGCACGTGAG gtcATGATTCTTATTGTCGGTGCACACAAGGCGTTTGCCTTGTACAAAGCCATTGAGGAAGGTGTCAATCACATGTGGACCGTGTCTGCATTCCAAATGCATCCCCGGACAATCATAGTCTGTGATGAAGATGCAACCAATGAACTGCGTGTGAAGACTGTGAAATACTTCAAGGGCCTGATGCATGTACATAACCAGCTGGTTGAATATAGAGATGATGTCAAGACTGATGACGAGAAGAAGGCTGACCAGCATTGA
- the LOC119382997 gene encoding glucosamine-6-phosphate isomerase 2 isoform X2: protein MEKNNYESRDMRLVILEDDGEVADWAARYIRKRIQEFKPGPDKYFVLGLPTGSTPLSCYKKLIEFYNQKTVSFRYVKTFNMDEYVGLPRDHPESYHSYMWNNFFKHVDILPENAHILDGNAADLNAECDRFERLITEAGGVDLFVGGIGPDGHIAFNEPGSSLASRTRVKTLAKDTIMANARFFGNDLAKVPKEALTVGVGTVMDAREVMILIVGAHKAFALYKAIEEGVNHMWTVSAFQMHPRTIIVCDEDATNELRVKTVKYFKGLMHVHNQLVEYRDDVKTDDEKKADQH, encoded by the exons ATGGAAAAAAATAATTACGAGTCTCGTG ACATGAGGCTGGTTATCCTCGAAGATGACGGCGAAGTGGCTGACTGGGCGGCCAGATATATCAGGAAACGCATTCAGGAGTTCAAGCCGGGCCCAGACAAATATTTCGTCTTGGGACTACCGACAG GGAGCACGCCGTTGAGCTGTTACAAGAAGCTGATTGAATTTTATAATCAAAAGACGGTGTCGTTTCGATATGTGAAGACATTCAACATGGACGAGTATGTAG GGCTGCCAAGAGACCATCCAGAGAGCTACCACTCATACATGTGGAACAATTTCTTCAAGCACGTAGACATTTTGCCCGAGAATGCCCATATTTTGGATGGAAATGCAGCCGACCTGAACGCTGAATGTGACAGGTTTGAGCGGCTGATCACGGAAGCTGGCGGAGTGGACCTTTTTGTTGGAG GCATTGGCCCGGATGGACACATTGCCTTCAACGAGCCTGGTTCAAGTCTTGCATCTCGGACACGAGTGAAGACCCTCGCCAAGGACACAATTATGGCAAATGCACGTTTTTTTGGAAACGACTTGGCCAAGGTTCCCAAGGAAGCGTTGACCGTTGGCGTAGGCACCGTGATGGATGCACGTGAG gtcATGATTCTTATTGTCGGTGCACACAAGGCGTTTGCCTTGTACAAAGCCATTGAGGAAGGTGTCAATCACATGTGGACCGTGTCTGCATTCCAAATGCATCCCCGGACAATCATAGTCTGTGATGAAGATGCAACCAATGAACTGCGTGTGAAGACTGTGAAATACTTCAAGGGCCTGATGCATGTACATAACCAGCTGGTTGAATATAGAGATGATGTCAAGACTGATGACGAGAAGAAGGCTGACCAGCATTGA
- the LOC119382997 gene encoding glucosamine-6-phosphate isomerase 2 isoform X3 has product MRLVILEDDGEVADWAARYIRKRIQEFKPGPDKYFVLGLPTGSTPLSCYKKLIEFYNQKTVSFRYVKTFNMDEYVGLPRDHPESYHSYMWNNFFKHVDILPENAHILDGNAADLNAECDRFERLITEAGGVDLFVGGIGPDGHIAFNEPGSSLASRTRVKTLAKDTIMANARFFGNDLAKVPKEALTVGVGTVMDAREVMILIVGAHKAFALYKAIEEGVNHMWTVSAFQMHPRTIIVCDEDATNELRVKTVKYFKGLMHVHNQLVEYRDDVKTDDEKKADQH; this is encoded by the exons ATGAGGCTGGTTATCCTCGAAGATGACGGCGAAGTGGCTGACTGGGCGGCCAGATATATCAGGAAACGCATTCAGGAGTTCAAGCCGGGCCCAGACAAATATTTCGTCTTGGGACTACCGACAG GGAGCACGCCGTTGAGCTGTTACAAGAAGCTGATTGAATTTTATAATCAAAAGACGGTGTCGTTTCGATATGTGAAGACATTCAACATGGACGAGTATGTAG GGCTGCCAAGAGACCATCCAGAGAGCTACCACTCATACATGTGGAACAATTTCTTCAAGCACGTAGACATTTTGCCCGAGAATGCCCATATTTTGGATGGAAATGCAGCCGACCTGAACGCTGAATGTGACAGGTTTGAGCGGCTGATCACGGAAGCTGGCGGAGTGGACCTTTTTGTTGGAG GCATTGGCCCGGATGGACACATTGCCTTCAACGAGCCTGGTTCAAGTCTTGCATCTCGGACACGAGTGAAGACCCTCGCCAAGGACACAATTATGGCAAATGCACGTTTTTTTGGAAACGACTTGGCCAAGGTTCCCAAGGAAGCGTTGACCGTTGGCGTAGGCACCGTGATGGATGCACGTGAG gtcATGATTCTTATTGTCGGTGCACACAAGGCGTTTGCCTTGTACAAAGCCATTGAGGAAGGTGTCAATCACATGTGGACCGTGTCTGCATTCCAAATGCATCCCCGGACAATCATAGTCTGTGATGAAGATGCAACCAATGAACTGCGTGTGAAGACTGTGAAATACTTCAAGGGCCTGATGCATGTACATAACCAGCTGGTTGAATATAGAGATGATGTCAAGACTGATGACGAGAAGAAGGCTGACCAGCATTGA
- the LOC119382996 gene encoding AH receptor-interacting protein, with the protein MNPAISKFVQKKVVYPGIGEIPRFEKGAKCTFHFCVKRLSTDEDDPDGIIDDSRKLGRPMELLIGKEFKLPIWEQCVKSMKVKEVAEFTINKCLLDNYTLVSQSYRAFAGVGKPHKRRCCGMMEEKFTTGHEDLDKLTEKLVDLSCTFELLKVEEPGEYEKDVWAMTAEERLGAVPSLKEQGNRAFQAGDMDTAMNKYREALEHLENLLLREKPGDEEWNELYKMKVPILLNYSQCLLNRGEYYEVIRHTSEVLSKDPNNAKALFRRAKAYFGSWSPNECRADLLKLQEADPSLSKVVNTELKKLEAEEKKKNKEDSTKLMSMFK; encoded by the coding sequence ATGAACCCAGCGATATCGAAGTTCGTTCAGAAAAAGGTCGTCTACCCCGGTATCGGCGAGATCCCCCGCTTCGAGAAAGGTGCCAAGTGCACGTTTCACTTTTGCGTGAAGCGCCTGagcaccgacgaagacgatccgGACGGCATTATCGACGACAGCCGCAAGCTTGGTCGCCCCATGGAACTGCTCATAGGCAAGGAGTTCAAACTTCCCATCTGGGAGCAGTGCGTAAAATCCATGAAGGTTAAGGAGGTTGCCGAGTTCACGATAAACAAATGTTTGCTGGACAACTACACGCTCGTTTCGCAAAGCTACCGAGCCTTCGCTGGCGTCGGGAAGCCACACAAGCGCCGATGTTGCGGCATGATGGAGGAGAAATTCACCACTGGTCACGAAGACCTCGATAAGTTAACTGAGAAACTCGTGGACTTATCATGTACCTTCGAACTGCTCAAGGTGGAAGAGCCGGGCGAATACGAAAAGGACGTCTGGGCGATGACGGCCGAAGAGAGGCTGGGTGCCGTACCTTCGCTGAAGGAGCAGGGCAATCGAGCTTTTCAAGCGGGCGACATGGACACAGCCATGAACAAGTACAGGGAAGCCCTAGAGCACTTGGAAAACTTGCTGCTTCGCGAGAAACCGGGTGACGAAGAGTGGAACGAGTTGTACAAGATGAAAGTGCCGATTCTCCTGAACTACTCGCAGTGCCTCCTTAACCGGGGCGAATACTACGAGGTCATACGTCACACTTCCGAAGTGCTCAGCAAGGATCCCAACAACGCCAAGGCCCTGTTTCGGCGGGCAAAGGCCTACTTCGGCTCTTGGAGTCCCAACGAGTGTCGCGCGGATCTGCTGAAACTTCAGGAGGCCGACCCGTCCCTTTCGAAGGTTGTGAACACCGAGCTTAAGAAGCTCGAAgcggaagagaagaaaaagaacaaagaggACAGTACCAAACTTATGAGCATGTTCAAGTGA
- the LOC119381603 gene encoding midnolin homolog: MGRSPKPRRKRKPRKAKANSATISSHSRLATAATEVTAEVTEATAVTEVTAVTTAVTDTGTTTTATATAATGTATSTTVITTAVTTVATVITGTAATVAGVTAITAATRTTAPTGVTVTGTVIGSTTANTGRTAATATSANGAGTEEVEATEDTGDTASIMATGVTTATGPTTAGHKHGHHGHNSYGDHGHYGGHKRGHYGGSSHGYGHHGHGHGHKGYGHGHYGGHKGHYGHHGGGYGHG; encoded by the exons ATGGGCCGTTCGCCGAAG CCGCGTCGGAAACGAAAGCCGCGCAAAGCAAAAGCAAACTCAGCAACGATCTCGTCGCACTCGAGACTGGCTACGGCGGCTACGGAGGTCACGGCGGaggtcacggaggccacggcggTTACGGAGGTCACGGCAGTCACCACGGCGGTCACGGATACGGGCACGACGACCACGGCTACGGCCACGGCAGCCACGGGCACGGCAACAAGCACTACGGTGATCACGACAGCGGTCACTACGGTGGCCACGGTCATCACGGGCACCGCGGCTACGGTGGCTGGGGTGACAGCCATCACGGCGGCCACTCGAACCACGGCGCCTACGGGGGTCACGGTAACAGGCACGGTCATTGGAAGCACCACGGCCAACACTGGAAGGACCGCGGCTACGGCCACGAGCGCAAATGGGGCTGGGACAGAGGAGGTGGAAGCCACGGAGGATACGGGGGACACGGCGAGCATCATGGCCACTGGGGTAACCACGGCAACAGGGCCCACTACGGCGGGACACAAGCACGGCCACCACGGGCACAACTCGTACGGAGACCACGGACATTACGGGGGACACAAGCGGGGACACTACGGCGGCTCCAGCCACGGGTACGGTCATCACGGACACGGCCACGGCCACAAGGGCTACGGCCACGGACACTACGGCGGACACAAGGGACACTACGGACACCACGGAGGAGGCTACGGACACGGCTAG